The DNA region GAACATCCATATGAAGGGAAGTAACATTAGAACACCTATACCAAATAGAATCAAGATTAAGATTAAATTATTTATTCCCTCTAATTTGGTTTTATTCATTTAATATTCCTCCCATTCATTGATAAAACACGTACTTCTTTTCTATCTTGAATTCGATATAAGTAACAAATCCTATTATTAGTGTTAAAATCCAGGCAATAGCTGAAGCTTTTCCTATTTTGAAATATTGGAAAGCATTTTGGAATAGGTAATATACTATGGTCAAACTGTGCTCATCTGGCCTTCCATTAGTAGCAATATAGGAAATGTCAAATACTTGGAAAGACCATATAAAGGAAGTTACCAATACAAAGAAAGTAGTGGGAGATATTAAGGGAATAGTTATTTTAAAGAAGATTTGCCATTTATTAGCTCCATCTATCTCTGCAGCCTCATATATTTGGGGATCTATAGCTTGTAGCCCTGCCGTAAAAAGGACAATATTGTATCCTATTGCTCCCCAAACAGCAATAATTATTAAAGAAGGGATTATCCAATTCGGATCGCCGAGCCAATTAGGTCCTTGAATTGAGAAAAATTTTTTAAGTAGATAATTTATGATGCCTACTTGGGGATGCAGTAGCCATACCCACACTACTGTATTTGCGACGGCAGGAGTTACAGAAGGAATGAAATAGATAGATCTTAGTACAGAGAAAATACTCTTTGGCCTATTCATAAGGTAAGCGAAAAATAGGGATATGAAGGTTGAAATAGGAACCGAGAAGGAAAAGAGCAAAGTGTTTCTTAGAGATTTCCAAAAAAGTTCATCTTCCAACAAGGATAAGAAGTTATTAAATCCAATTAATTTAGGTGCACTTATAAGATCCCATTCTGAAAAACATAAGATAATGGAAAAAATTAGGGGACCAAGACCAAAGAATATTAATCCAAAAAGCCAAGGTGATAGGAAGATATATCCTATTAGGTTTTCTATAAATCTATAGCTCTTTTTTATCATAATAGTAACTCCTTTATTTTTCTAATTTTTTCCAAGCCTCTTGTAAGATTTTGTTAACTCTGTCCTCAGCGGTTTTAGCAGCCTTTTCAATATCAACCTTTCCTTGCCAAGCATAGCCGAGGGTAGTTTCAAGCATATTATTCCATTCTAACCAAGAAGGAGTAAATTCAAGAGATTTGAGTTGTCCCTTTTCATATAGAGAGAAGATAGTGAGAGCGGATTTAATGTTAGGATCGTCGAAATATACTCGGGTTTTCAATTTAAGAGCGGGTATAGCCTGATGTTCTTTTCCCATAATTTCCTGCCCTTTAGGTCCAGTAGCGAACTTAATGAATTCCCAAGCAGCCTCTGGATATTTAGACTTAGAGTAGATAGCGAGGGAAAGTTGGTTAGCGGACATAAATCTTCCAGCAGGTCCTGAAGGTATAGGAGCGATACCCCAACGGAAAGGTAGTTTTCTATAGCTAACAATGAAAGAAGATATTCCGAGTGTAGTTGCGAAGTTTCCAGTCATGAAAGGATCGGAGAGTCCCTGCATGAAGGACTCAGAGGGACAGACCTTATATTTATATCTTAGTTCATACATAAATTTAAGACCCTCAAGGGATTTAGGGTTAGAGTAGATGGTGCAGGATTTTTTATCCTTAGAGAGTACAGTACCTCCTGCGCTCCAAATGATAGGATAGAGTCCACCCTCACCCCAAGTAGGGACATAAGTTCCCCAGATTTCAGGAGTACCATCTTTATTTTCATCTATAGTTAATTTTTGAGCTGCCTCAATCCATTTATTCCAATCCCAAGACCAGTCAGGATATTTAATCTTATACTTATCAAAAATATCTTTGTTGTAGAACATTATACCGCCTAAGGTGATATCCCTTATCATAGCGTAAATCTTTCCATCCCATTCACAAACTTCCGGATCGTAATAATAATTCTTAAGATTTATATCTCTCCTTATCCATTCGGTTATATCTTTGAACACTCCCTTTGAGGCTAAGTCTATGAAATAAGCTCCATCCATTAAGATCACATCTGGTGCATTTCCAGCTGCAATTCGGTTTTGTAGTTGTTGCCAATAAGCTCCCCAGGCAGTAGATTCTAAATTAACAAATATTTTATTTTGGGACTGATTAAAGGCGTCAACGATTTTTCTCTCTACTTCAATTTCCCTTATATCTCCCCATCTCATGTAAGTAATTTGGATTTTGCTCTGTCCAAGAGCTGAAAGAGACAATAGGATAATCAAAAAGCTAAAAATTAAGAACTTTTTCATTTTCAAACCCCCTTTAAAACTTGACTACTTTACTCAAATTCCTTGGGCTCTCTACATTTATGTTTTTACTTTTAGCAATATTTAGACCTAATATTTGTCCCCATATGACTTTTAAGAAAAGGCTTTCGGGAAGATCGGAAATGTAAAAGTCAGATCCCTTTCCACCTATGGTTATTACTTCTGCCCCATAGCTTTTTAGTTCATCGATTAACGGTTCTTCAGCCTGAATTCCTTTTGTATATATAGAAACTAAAAAGCCCTTTTCAAGAAGAGATTTGGGACCATGTCTATATTCAAAAGTAGAATAAGCTTCTATCTTTGAAAGCGACATTTCTTCCAACTTTAGGGCAGATTCTCTGGCAATACCTTCCTCTGCTCCAAGTCCTAAGAATATGTAGTGGTTATAATGGGTATAGTTTGAAGATAATTCATTGGCAGTATTTATTATCTTTTCAATTTCATTTAGTAGATCTTTGTATATGCTTAAATCTTCTCCTTTAACAAAACTTGCTATCATCTCTATGGTAAGAAGCATAGAGGAGAAGGATTTTGTCATAACAATAGCGTCCTCTTTTATGGGCAGAACAATGGAATTTTGAGATATTTTTACTAAAGAGCTTTCTTCCTCTAAGGTGATACCAAGGGTTGGAATTCCATACTCTTTAAATTTTTCTCCTGCCTTAACTACTTCGGTAGATTCTCCAGAGCGAGATATTAATATGGCAGATCTTCTTAAGTTTTTGAAATCTCCTATATTTTCCTTTGGAGAAAACCATATCTCTCCTCCGGGAAGAGCTTTTGTTTCCATGTTAGTTTTAAAGGTGAAAAATCTACTTCCCGAAAGGCTTAAGTATAAAGAAGTTCCACAACCTATAAAATATATAATGTCGGAATTTAAGATAAATTCAGGAAGATTATTACTTTTTAAGTAATTCTTAACATAATCAAAAACCCTTGGAAGATCTGTGATTTGTTCTTTTATTTCCTTTTCTACGATATACATAAACAAACCTCCTAAACAACAAATTTTTGACTCCATTCAGGGATTTTTTTGAACTCTTCAGGTATAGAATCGGAAACTATGTAATCTAAGTCATCAAAATCGCATACTTTAAAAGGTACCGATAAATTAAATTTTGAACTGTCCGCAACAAGTACTTTCTTTTCAGCTTTTGAGATTATGGTTTTTGCTACTTCTGCCTCTTCCATATCAAAGAAGGTGATACCATTTTTAATATCTACCCCGTTAGCCCCAAAAAAGTAGTAGTCTATTTTCCCTATCTCTTGGAAGAATTTAATCACATGTCCTCCTATGCACTCAAAGGATTTTTCTTTTGTGGTTCCTCCTGAATGGATCAATCTGAAATTTTTCCTTAAATTTATTACTGCCCAAGCAGTGGTGATAGAGTTAGTTAAAATGGTTAAATTAGTAATAGGACTTTGATCTAAGGCTTGTACCATGTAATATATGGTAGTTCCACCACTCATGGCAATGATAGAGCCATCTTTTAAAAGGGATAGAGCTTTTTTGCCTATTTCTTTTTTGATTTCTTTGTTTTCTTCAAGTTTTAAGAAAAAGGAATTCTCTGAAGAAATACTTGTTGCTGTTGCTCCGCCTCTTACTCTTTTTATAAGTCCTTGTTTTTCCAAAAAGTTTAAGTCTCTCCTTACGGTGATTTCTGAAATAGATAATTCTTTTGCTATCTCTTGTACTGTAAGATAACCTTTTTCTCTTATTAGTTGTAAAATCCTCTCAAATCTATATTCTTTCATTTTCATTCATTTTAAATCAATATTTGAATTTTTTATTATTATAACAGATATTTTAGAGATGTAAAAGGGGGGGAGTGAATTTTATTATTCTTCCTTTAAGGCTTAATTTTGCCATATCTACAAAATTAGATCGTTAAATTTTAAAATTGATCTTTTTTAATCATTTTTATTGTAAACTTTGATTATAAATGATATAATAGCACTAAAAAGTTAAGGGAGGTGTCTTCATTGAAAAAGCTTCTTAGTCTTTTAGTGGTTTCCCTTTTGGTCCTTTTAATGATGGCTTCAGGACAAAAGACAGTAACTATTAGATATGGTGTATGGATGAGTGAGCAATTAGATGGTATAAAGGCTCAAATTTCTACTTTTGAAAAGAGGTATCCCAACATAAAAGTGAAGCTTGAGCATGTACCTTGGGAAGATTATTGGACAAAGCTTCAAACCATGATGGCAGGGGGAGATTGTTGGGACGTTTTTACTATGGATACAGGTTTTTATTTACCCGATTATGTAGCGAGAAATGCATTGGTAGATATTACTCCATTCATAAAAAAAGACAATCTGGATTTGAGTGTATATCCATCAGGAGTTTTAAAGCTACATAATTTTGAGGGTAAATATTATTCTCTGCCCAGAGACTATGATACTATAGGGATGTTTTACAATAAGAAAGCCTTTGATGAGGCAAAACTTAAATATCCTGATGGGAATTGGACTTGGGAAGATTTAAAGAAGGCAGTTGAGAAGCTAACTAAGAAAGATGCCAAAGGGAATATAGTAAGGTATGGGATTACAGTAGATGGAGGTCCGCTATCAGTTTCGCAAGCTTTCTTATTCCCCATGATTTTATCTCTTGGTGGAGATTTAGTTAAGGATGGAAAAGTAGTTTTTGATAGTCCTCAAGTTAAGGAGGCATTAAGTTTTGCGAGGGAGTTAACGGAAAAAGGTTATGCTCCAAAGCCAGGAGTAACCAGTGGAGATCTATTTATTGCAGGGAAGAGTGCTATTAACTTTAGCGGATCTTGGATGTTAGGATATTATGCTGAAAATATTAAATCTTTTAACTTTGGGGTTGTCATGATTCCAAAATCAAGGACAGGAAAGAGGGCAAATATTTCTGACTCCTTGGGTAATGTTATCTGGAGTAAGACGAAGAATTTGGATGCTGCATGGACTTTTGTAAAGTGGATGGCGAGCAAAGAGGCAGCAGAGATTCTTGGAAAGTCTGGTACTGTAATTCCTGCATATAGGGGTACCGATACCTTGTGGATGCAGAGTTTTAAGAGATTTGGAAAGGAAAAAGATGCAAAGGTGTTTATAGATTCGGTGAAGTACACCAATCCATGGCCTCAAACAAGGGGATCTAGCGAGTGGTTTGACAGATGGGAGACTTATTATATAGTTGAGATTATAGCAGGGAGATTAGGAGTAGAAGAAGGTTTGAAACAAGCCACAGAAGAAATTAATGGGATTATTGAAAAGGCCTCTCAATAAATTGATTTTTTGGGGAAGGGGCTATAAAGGTCTCTTCCCCTTTTAAGGTGGAGGTTATAGAAAATGAGGGTTCTTGGAGGAATACCTAAGTACAAACAGGCAATTTATTTTTTTGTCTTTATAGTTTTTTCTTTAGTTTTTGCCCTTCTTGCTTACTATATACCTTTTGGAATTTCCTTTAAGCTTGCCCTTTCTAAATATGACGCCATTTCAGAGCCTCAATATATAGGATTAGAAAACTTTAAAAAGATTTTTCAAGATAAGGTTTTTTGGATATCATTGAAGAATTCTTTTTTATATGCTCTATATGTGGTACCTACAGCAGTAATTTTGAGTTTTCTTATTGCGGTTGGTTTAAATAGGAATACTAAATTTTTTAGATTTTTAAGGGTTTTTTATTTCATTCCTACAGTGACCTCTTCCGTTGCTATTAATTTTGTATGGCTTTGGTTTTTCAATCCAGAGTATGGACTCTTAAATACTATATTAGGATTTTTAGGGGTAAAAAAGATATACTGGCTAACAGATCCTAAGATTGCACTATTTTCTCTTGCTATTGTAGGTATATGGGGTAGTTTAAGTTATAATATTATTCTTTTCCTTGCAGGACTTCAAAATATTCCGTCTACCTATTACGAGGCAGCATCCCTCGATGGAGCAACTAAAAAAGATATGTTAATTCATATTACTCTTCCCCTTATGACTCCCATCATCTTTTTTGTACTTATAATGCAGATTATTAGTTCAGTGCAGATGTTTGAAAGTGTTTTTATTATGACAAGGGGAGGACCTGGATACTCTACTTATACCCTTGTCTATTATATCTATCGTAATGGTTTTAATTGGTTCCGAATGGGATATGGAACTGCTCTATCTTGGATTCTTTACTTTATTCTTTTAATCTTAACTATAATTCAGTTTAATCTCCAAAGGAGATGGGTATACTATGAGTAATAAAATCATAGCCCTCCTGCTCATTATTGGTGCTTTAATTATGTTTATCCCCTATTGGTTTATGTTGGTGGTTTCTTTTGAAACTATTGAAGAGGCATCTGCGGTGCCTCCTCATCTTTTTCCTTTAAATCCTATAATTAATAATTATAAAGAAATATTTATAAAGCTTGATTTTGGAAGATACTTTTTAAACTCTCTTATGGTTACTTTAAGCCTTGTGTTTTCTCAGATTATTCTCTGTTCTCTTGCGGGTTATGCCTTTGCAAGGCTTTATTTTCCTCTTAAAAATGTGATTTTTTTGATTTTTCTTTCGGTAATAATGCTTCCTGGAATTGTCTTGTTAA from Dictyoglomus turgidum DSM 6724 includes:
- a CDS encoding DeoR/GlpR family DNA-binding transcription regulator; translated protein: MKEYRFERILQLIREKGYLTVQEIAKELSISEITVRRDLNFLEKQGLIKRVRGGATATSISSENSFFLKLEENKEIKKEIGKKALSLLKDGSIIAMSGGTTIYYMVQALDQSPITNLTILTNSITTAWAVINLRKNFRLIHSGGTTKEKSFECIGGHVIKFFQEIGKIDYYFFGANGVDIKNGITFFDMEEAEVAKTIISKAEKKVLVADSSKFNLSVPFKVCDFDDLDYIVSDSIPEEFKKIPEWSQKFVV
- a CDS encoding carbohydrate ABC transporter permease — its product is MRVLGGIPKYKQAIYFFVFIVFSLVFALLAYYIPFGISFKLALSKYDAISEPQYIGLENFKKIFQDKVFWISLKNSFLYALYVVPTAVILSFLIAVGLNRNTKFFRFLRVFYFIPTVTSSVAINFVWLWFFNPEYGLLNTILGFLGVKKIYWLTDPKIALFSLAIVGIWGSLSYNIILFLAGLQNIPSTYYEAASLDGATKKDMLIHITLPLMTPIIFFVLIMQIISSVQMFESVFIMTRGGPGYSTYTLVYYIYRNGFNWFRMGYGTALSWILYFILLILTIIQFNLQRRWVYYE
- a CDS encoding ABC transporter substrate-binding protein, whose translation is MSSLKKLLSLLVVSLLVLLMMASGQKTVTIRYGVWMSEQLDGIKAQISTFEKRYPNIKVKLEHVPWEDYWTKLQTMMAGGDCWDVFTMDTGFYLPDYVARNALVDITPFIKKDNLDLSVYPSGVLKLHNFEGKYYSLPRDYDTIGMFYNKKAFDEAKLKYPDGNWTWEDLKKAVEKLTKKDAKGNIVRYGITVDGGPLSVSQAFLFPMILSLGGDLVKDGKVVFDSPQVKEALSFARELTEKGYAPKPGVTSGDLFIAGKSAINFSGSWMLGYYAENIKSFNFGVVMIPKSRTGKRANISDSLGNVIWSKTKNLDAAWTFVKWMASKEAAEILGKSGTVIPAYRGTDTLWMQSFKRFGKEKDAKVFIDSVKYTNPWPQTRGSSEWFDRWETYYIVEIIAGRLGVEEGLKQATEEINGIIEKASQ
- a CDS encoding carbohydrate ABC transporter permease, whose product is MIKKSYRFIENLIGYIFLSPWLFGLIFFGLGPLIFSIILCFSEWDLISAPKLIGFNNFLSLLEDELFWKSLRNTLLFSFSVPISTFISLFFAYLMNRPKSIFSVLRSIYFIPSVTPAVANTVVWVWLLHPQVGIINYLLKKFFSIQGPNWLGDPNWIIPSLIIIAVWGAIGYNIVLFTAGLQAIDPQIYEAAEIDGANKWQIFFKITIPLISPTTFFVLVTSFIWSFQVFDISYIATNGRPDEHSLTIVYYLFQNAFQYFKIGKASAIAWILTLIIGFVTYIEFKIEKKYVFYQ
- a CDS encoding SIS domain-containing protein, which translates into the protein MYIVEKEIKEQITDLPRVFDYVKNYLKSNNLPEFILNSDIIYFIGCGTSLYLSLSGSRFFTFKTNMETKALPGGEIWFSPKENIGDFKNLRRSAILISRSGESTEVVKAGEKFKEYGIPTLGITLEEESSLVKISQNSIVLPIKEDAIVMTKSFSSMLLTIEMIASFVKGEDLSIYKDLLNEIEKIINTANELSSNYTHYNHYIFLGLGAEEGIARESALKLEEMSLSKIEAYSTFEYRHGPKSLLEKGFLVSIYTKGIQAEEPLIDELKSYGAEVITIGGKGSDFYISDLPESLFLKVIWGQILGLNIAKSKNINVESPRNLSKVVKF
- a CDS encoding ABC transporter substrate-binding protein: MKKFLIFSFLIILLSLSALGQSKIQITYMRWGDIREIEVERKIVDAFNQSQNKIFVNLESTAWGAYWQQLQNRIAAGNAPDVILMDGAYFIDLASKGVFKDITEWIRRDINLKNYYYDPEVCEWDGKIYAMIRDITLGGIMFYNKDIFDKYKIKYPDWSWDWNKWIEAAQKLTIDENKDGTPEIWGTYVPTWGEGGLYPIIWSAGGTVLSKDKKSCTIYSNPKSLEGLKFMYELRYKYKVCPSESFMQGLSDPFMTGNFATTLGISSFIVSYRKLPFRWGIAPIPSGPAGRFMSANQLSLAIYSKSKYPEAAWEFIKFATGPKGQEIMGKEHQAIPALKLKTRVYFDDPNIKSALTIFSLYEKGQLKSLEFTPSWLEWNNMLETTLGYAWQGKVDIEKAAKTAEDRVNKILQEAWKKLEK